One Camelus dromedarius isolate mCamDro1 chromosome 6, mCamDro1.pat, whole genome shotgun sequence genomic region harbors:
- the LOC116154501 gene encoding uncharacterized protein LOC116154501, giving the protein MSESCLNAQRGGRRGRERDSKALSRVCAPVRGARSPWAHEGGARCARRPPGAPCAHAAPPRSSAGRRARGAGRGRRRGRGGRQEGPRQLQPRAAVRLHVTATQNRARPPSGILRVWEVSASSVPTIGAGGSPLTRGPVAAEELSSPPRDSERMARHRGGGTSQLPNCWCPRLEQH; this is encoded by the exons ATGTCGGAAAGCTGTTTGAATGCCCAGCGAGGAGGGAGGCGCGGGAGGGAGCGAGATAGTAAAGCTCTGTCTCGGGTGTGCGCGCCGGTGCGCGGCGCTCGCTCTCCCTGGGCGCACGAGGGAGGGG CGCGGTGCGCCCGGCGGCCGCCCGGGGCTCCCTGCGCGCACGCGGCGCCTCCCCGGAGCTCTGCGGGGCgccgggcgcggggcgcggggcgcgggcggaGGCGGGGGCgcggagggaggcaggaggggccccGCCAGCTCCAGCCCCGGGCCGCGGTGCGCCTCCACGTCACCGCTACTCAAAACCGAGCACGTCCCCCGAGCGGTATTCTCCGCGTCTGGGAGGTCTCTGCATCCTCCGTTCCCACCATTGGGGCTGGCGGCTCCCCACTCACT cGCGGACCTGTCGCAGCCGAAGAGCTGTCATCTCCGCCCCGGGATTCAGAGCGGATGGCTCGCCACCGCGGAGGGGGCACGTCGCAGCTCCCGAACTGCTGGTGTCCCCGGCTGGAACAACACTAG